A genomic segment from Polyangium mundeleinium encodes:
- a CDS encoding XdhC family protein, giving the protein MLDVSTVIPRTAPPPEVLRASLDALERGERVVVATVIARQGSAPCTPGQKLVLFQTGAAIGTVGGGAVERAVLAAMATSLDAAAPAPRVDTFRLGPSLGMCCGGSAEILIEPLSPDLSVLVVGAGHVGVYLAPLLASLGFGVTLCDAREIAADPARLPRPAAGPDGAGAPRLRLFQADHDDPEVRASLPADLNRSAALVMTHDHQLDQAAIEWALGAGFGFVGGVGSRAKAARTRARLETKGVAAADIARVRMPLGVDVGARLPAEIGVAIAAELVSWRAGLSGARRGARGHGHGEAEKEKEEDA; this is encoded by the coding sequence GTGCTCGACGTATCCACGGTCATCCCTCGCACCGCGCCTCCCCCCGAGGTGCTGCGGGCCTCGCTCGATGCGCTCGAGCGAGGCGAACGTGTCGTCGTCGCCACGGTGATCGCCCGGCAAGGCTCCGCGCCTTGTACGCCCGGACAAAAGCTCGTGCTCTTCCAAACCGGCGCGGCGATCGGGACCGTTGGAGGCGGCGCTGTCGAGCGCGCGGTCCTCGCTGCGATGGCCACGTCGCTCGACGCGGCCGCGCCTGCTCCGCGCGTCGACACCTTCCGCCTCGGGCCCTCGCTCGGCATGTGCTGCGGCGGCTCCGCCGAGATCCTGATCGAGCCCCTCTCCCCCGACCTCTCGGTGCTCGTCGTCGGCGCCGGGCACGTCGGGGTCTACCTCGCGCCGCTGCTCGCCTCGCTCGGGTTCGGCGTGACGCTCTGCGATGCGCGCGAGATCGCGGCCGATCCTGCACGTTTGCCGCGACCGGCCGCCGGCCCCGACGGCGCAGGCGCGCCTCGCTTGCGCCTCTTCCAGGCCGATCACGACGACCCCGAGGTCCGCGCCTCCCTCCCTGCGGACCTCAACCGCTCCGCCGCGCTCGTCATGACGCACGATCATCAGCTCGATCAGGCGGCGATCGAGTGGGCCCTCGGCGCCGGCTTCGGGTTCGTCGGCGGCGTCGGCAGCCGCGCGAAGGCGGCTCGGACGCGCGCGCGGCTCGAAACCAAGGGCGTCGCGGCGGCGGACATCGCGCGCGTCCGTATGCCGCTCGGCGTGGACGTGGGCGCGCGTCTCCCGGCGGAGATCGGCGTCGCGATCGCGGCCGAGCTCGTGTCGTGGCGCGCGGGCCTCTCCGGCGCGCGCCGCGGCGCGCGGGGCCATGGGCACGGCGAGGCCGAGAAGGAAAAGGAAGAAGACGCATGA
- a CDS encoding GNAT family N-acetyltransferase yields MTDPFSFRPIRPEDDPAIAAIIRAVMPEFGADGPGFAIHDPEVSAMSVAYSGPRSAYFVVEMDGRVVGGAGIGPLEGGDADTAELRKMYFLREARGKGMGERLLQHILGVARERGFARVYLETLTGMDSAMRLYERLGFRRLDRQLGSTGHHGCNRFYMRDLVPAVTT; encoded by the coding sequence ATGACTGACCCCTTCTCCTTTCGCCCCATCCGGCCCGAGGACGATCCTGCGATCGCCGCGATCATCCGCGCCGTGATGCCCGAGTTTGGCGCGGACGGGCCTGGGTTTGCCATTCACGACCCCGAGGTCTCGGCCATGAGCGTGGCGTATTCCGGGCCTCGCTCCGCCTATTTCGTCGTCGAAATGGATGGCCGGGTCGTGGGCGGCGCGGGGATCGGCCCGCTCGAAGGCGGCGACGCGGATACGGCGGAGCTGCGCAAGATGTACTTTTTGCGCGAGGCGCGCGGCAAGGGAATGGGCGAGCGCCTGCTCCAGCACATCCTCGGGGTCGCGCGGGAGCGTGGTTTCGCTCGCGTCTACCTGGAGACGCTCACGGGCATGGATTCCGCGATGCGCCTCTACGAGCGCCTCGGCTTTCGCCGCCTCGATCGGCAGCTCGGATCCACCGGACACCACGGCTGCAATCGTTTCTACATGCGCGATCTGGTGCCCGCGGTGACCACCTGA
- a CDS encoding xanthine dehydrogenase family protein molybdopterin-binding subunit, translating to MPRTDGASKVTGRAAYVDDLPREPGELFGATVRSPVPRARLRGITLDPAFDWSDVTVVRASDLAVNEVQCISAEQPILAADQIRHAYEPVVLLACADKRKLAQAVRAVKLDLEPLTPILDPEQSLAKADVIWGEDNVHKRFSITKGRANLPDASASTAAIDAAIAGCEVVVRGRYTTHHQEQLYIEPQGVIAHWDEKGVHITGSLQCPYYVHKALVHGFKLAADHVHVTQAVTGGGFGGKEEYPSVIALHAALLAQKSGKPVRMIYDRKEDIEATTKRHPAICEIVSGCDRDGTLRALSIRILMDGGAYMTLTPVVLSRGALHAAGVYRWDDVRIDAIAVATNTPPNGAFRGFGAPQTIWAIERHLDRVAEELGRDPMDLKAQNMLREGDTTATGQTLRGSVGVAECVEKALAASGYHDKRKRPPAVRGRVARGIGASVFMHGAGFTGSGEKYLKGRVAVDLLPGGRLRIRTASTDIGQGTETVFRQIVADAAGVRLEDVDFAVPSTSYVPDSGPTVASRTVMVVGGIVERAAREVAARVHAEQASGGGDFVTAADRLLTKEREVTALVQYEHPGWVTWDDVTYKGDAYPVYGYACDVAEVEVDLDTLEVTVTGFWSATDVGKAIHPVMCKGQIEGGSLQAIGWALWEDVVWKNGLIQNPRMTNYIIPTALDAPPMHVDLVEAPYAYGPGGGAKGVGELPMDGGAPAIAAAVAHATGIFARDLPLLPERLLELQNSRKG from the coding sequence GTGCCGCGCACCGATGGCGCGTCCAAGGTGACGGGGCGCGCCGCGTACGTCGACGACCTCCCCCGCGAGCCCGGTGAGCTCTTCGGCGCCACCGTCCGCAGCCCCGTCCCGCGCGCTCGCCTCCGCGGCATCACCCTCGATCCCGCGTTCGACTGGAGCGACGTCACCGTCGTGCGCGCCTCGGATCTCGCGGTGAACGAGGTCCAGTGCATCTCGGCCGAACAGCCGATCCTCGCGGCCGATCAGATCCGCCACGCCTACGAGCCCGTCGTCCTCCTCGCGTGCGCGGACAAACGCAAGCTCGCGCAGGCCGTGCGCGCCGTGAAGCTCGACCTCGAACCGCTCACGCCCATCCTCGACCCCGAGCAGTCGCTCGCCAAGGCCGACGTCATCTGGGGCGAGGACAACGTCCACAAGCGCTTCTCCATCACCAAGGGCCGCGCCAACCTCCCCGACGCGTCCGCCAGCACCGCTGCGATCGACGCTGCGATCGCGGGCTGCGAGGTCGTCGTCCGCGGCCGCTACACCACGCACCACCAGGAGCAGCTCTACATCGAGCCGCAGGGCGTGATCGCCCACTGGGACGAGAAGGGCGTCCACATCACCGGCTCCCTCCAGTGCCCTTATTACGTGCACAAAGCACTCGTCCACGGCTTCAAGCTCGCGGCCGATCACGTGCACGTCACGCAGGCCGTCACGGGCGGCGGGTTCGGGGGCAAGGAGGAGTATCCCTCGGTGATCGCCCTCCACGCCGCGCTGCTCGCGCAGAAGAGCGGCAAGCCCGTGCGCATGATCTACGACCGCAAGGAGGACATCGAGGCGACCACCAAGCGTCACCCGGCCATCTGCGAGATCGTCTCCGGCTGCGATCGTGATGGCACGCTCCGCGCGCTCTCCATCCGCATCCTCATGGACGGCGGCGCCTACATGACGCTCACGCCCGTCGTCCTCTCGCGCGGCGCCCTCCACGCCGCCGGCGTCTACCGCTGGGACGACGTGCGCATCGACGCCATCGCCGTCGCCACGAACACCCCGCCGAACGGCGCCTTCCGCGGCTTCGGCGCGCCCCAGACCATCTGGGCGATCGAACGACACCTCGACCGCGTCGCCGAGGAGCTCGGCCGCGACCCGATGGACCTCAAAGCGCAGAACATGTTGCGCGAGGGCGACACCACGGCGACGGGCCAGACCCTGCGTGGCTCCGTCGGCGTCGCCGAGTGCGTGGAAAAAGCCCTCGCGGCGAGCGGGTACCACGACAAACGGAAGCGCCCTCCGGCCGTCCGCGGCCGCGTCGCGCGCGGCATCGGCGCGAGCGTCTTCATGCACGGCGCGGGCTTCACCGGCTCGGGCGAGAAGTACCTCAAGGGCCGCGTCGCCGTGGATCTCCTGCCCGGCGGGCGCCTGCGCATCCGCACCGCCTCGACCGACATCGGCCAGGGCACCGAGACCGTCTTCCGCCAGATCGTCGCCGACGCCGCGGGCGTTCGCCTCGAAGACGTCGACTTCGCCGTCCCTTCGACCTCGTACGTTCCCGACTCCGGCCCCACGGTCGCGTCGCGCACCGTCATGGTCGTCGGCGGCATCGTCGAGCGCGCCGCGCGCGAGGTCGCCGCGCGTGTCCACGCCGAGCAGGCGTCGGGCGGCGGCGACTTCGTCACGGCCGCCGATCGTTTGCTCACCAAGGAACGCGAGGTCACGGCGCTCGTACAGTACGAGCATCCCGGCTGGGTCACCTGGGACGACGTCACGTACAAGGGCGACGCGTACCCCGTGTACGGCTATGCGTGTGACGTGGCCGAGGTCGAGGTCGACCTCGACACGCTCGAGGTCACGGTCACGGGCTTCTGGTCCGCGACGGACGTCGGCAAGGCGATCCACCCCGTCATGTGCAAAGGCCAGATCGAGGGCGGCAGCCTCCAGGCGATCGGCTGGGCGCTCTGGGAGGACGTCGTCTGGAAGAACGGCCTCATCCAGAACCCGCGCATGACGAACTACATCATCCCGACCGCGCTCGACGCGCCTCCCATGCACGTCGACCTCGTCGAAGCTCCGTACGCGTACGGCCCCGGCGGCGGCGCCAAGGGCGTCGGCGAGCTGCCCATGGACGGCGGCGCACCTGCGATCGCCGCGGCCGTCGCGCACGCGACGGGAATTTTCGCGCGGGATCTTCCCCTCTTGCCGGAGCGCCTCCTCGAGCTTCAGAACAGCCGCAAGGGCTGA
- a CDS encoding FAD binding domain-containing protein yields the protein MSLADLPQHDMRRAGSLDALCGLVSERHTRGEATVLLAGGTDWVVEQELKPPRRDADPLPLVVDVSRLSELRGITATRGLLRIGAATTYLEIRRHPVVIERAPMLAHMARELGAIQIQARGTLGGNLATASPAADGVAALAAYDASIVVKSVRGERRIPFSSLQTGYKQSTRAPDEVIVAVEIALPPEGSPWIWRKVGTRRAQAISKVALAGIAVRSEDRVVRLGLGMASVAPVTATLLQTRALVLATPLSALTADALDAAVLADIAPIDDVRSTREYRIHAAKAVVRGFLRDLGAPV from the coding sequence GTGAGCCTCGCGGACCTTCCCCAGCACGACATGCGGCGCGCCGGCTCGCTCGACGCGCTCTGTGGCCTCGTCTCGGAGCGGCACACGCGCGGCGAGGCCACGGTCCTGCTCGCGGGCGGGACCGACTGGGTCGTCGAACAGGAGCTCAAGCCCCCGCGCCGCGACGCCGATCCGCTGCCCCTCGTCGTCGACGTCTCCCGCCTTTCGGAGCTCCGCGGCATCACGGCCACGCGGGGCCTCCTGCGCATCGGCGCGGCCACGACGTACCTCGAAATCCGCCGCCACCCCGTGGTCATCGAGCGCGCCCCGATGCTCGCGCACATGGCCCGCGAGCTCGGCGCGATCCAGATTCAGGCCCGCGGCACGCTCGGCGGCAACCTCGCGACGGCCTCGCCCGCGGCCGACGGCGTCGCGGCGCTCGCGGCCTACGACGCGTCGATCGTCGTGAAGAGCGTCCGCGGCGAACGCCGGATCCCCTTCTCCTCGCTGCAAACGGGGTACAAGCAAAGCACGCGCGCGCCGGACGAGGTCATCGTCGCCGTGGAGATCGCGCTCCCGCCCGAGGGATCACCCTGGATCTGGCGCAAGGTCGGCACGCGGCGGGCGCAGGCTATCTCCAAGGTCGCGCTCGCGGGCATCGCGGTGCGCTCCGAGGATCGGGTCGTACGTCTTGGCCTCGGCATGGCCTCCGTCGCCCCGGTCACCGCGACCCTCCTCCAGACGCGCGCCCTCGTCCTCGCGACGCCCCTCTCCGCGCTCACCGCCGACGCCCTCGACGCCGCCGTCCTCGCGGACATCGCGCCCATCGACGACGTCCGCTCGACGCGAGAGTACCGCATCCACGCCGCGAAGGCCGTCGTACGGGGATTCCTCCGCGACCTCGGCGCGCCGGTCTGA
- a CDS encoding (2Fe-2S)-binding protein → MKITLTLNGLSREVDLPPLVRLLDALRGPLGLPGTKEGCGEGECGSCTVLLDGEPVNACLVSIGQCEGRAVTTVEGLSDATHLAPLARCFVDHGGAQCGICTPGMLISAEALLARRADPNDEEIREAIAGNLCRCTGYQRIVDSIREAARERREAGGAS, encoded by the coding sequence TTGAAGATCACGCTCACCCTCAACGGCCTTTCGCGCGAGGTCGACCTGCCGCCGCTCGTGCGGCTGCTCGACGCGCTCCGCGGCCCGCTCGGCCTTCCGGGGACCAAGGAGGGCTGCGGCGAGGGCGAGTGTGGCTCGTGCACGGTCCTGCTCGACGGCGAGCCCGTGAACGCATGCCTCGTCTCGATCGGCCAGTGCGAAGGCCGCGCCGTCACCACCGTCGAGGGCCTCTCGGACGCGACGCACCTCGCCCCGCTCGCGCGTTGCTTCGTCGATCACGGCGGCGCGCAGTGCGGCATCTGCACCCCCGGCATGCTCATCTCGGCCGAGGCGCTCCTCGCGCGCAGGGCCGACCCGAACGACGAGGAGATCCGCGAGGCCATCGCGGGCAACCTCTGCCGCTGTACGGGCTACCAGCGCATCGTCGACAGCATCCGCGAGGCCGCGCGCGAGCGTCGGGAAGCGGGAGGGGCGTCGTGA
- a CDS encoding TRM11 family SAM-dependent methyltransferase — protein sequence MTARRAPDFRLEEAVCDPGFSPRRSDAAALVELVAEEGERTDDAERSLLRLGAEAARVAMERARTAETKPRARLVAFVGKVAVEHAEPELSAFLIGALGDADPRARRFAANALGKLRGPEVANALAAALAAENDAPARRAMAAALGKTGGDEAARALRQIDTSGDELLARATAKASLMAQRTAGREVPSTFEVHKSAPSPVPVALHCRAGLAPILRDEIDVRLAPRLAPDGREDRVLATLVGPPERLFDARTMLFFGFPLPPVPLDPSGDVAEAVARSLTSPEALRLLEHFTSGPIRFRIAWAGGGKRRASIWRAAEAIAAANPKLVNDPTESTWEALVHELPDRPAIEVELCPRVEDPRFTYRERDVPAASHPTIAAALVRIAGVHADDVVWDPFVGSGTELCERVLAGPYARLLGTDMAAAALEAARQNLAAVGIEDAVLVRGDALSFVPRGAPPTVVLTNPPMGRRVLRGIDLHEFFDRFLAHVAEVLVPGGRIAWISPLPAQSARAARELGLERAFVQRLDMGGFDAELQLLINTRRRNERDFDRGPRAPREPERRGRPRAPGRR from the coding sequence ATGACGGCGCGCAGAGCCCCGGATTTCCGTCTGGAAGAGGCGGTCTGCGACCCCGGCTTCTCGCCGCGCAGGAGCGACGCGGCCGCGCTGGTCGAGCTCGTCGCGGAGGAGGGCGAGCGCACGGACGACGCGGAACGATCGCTCCTGCGCCTCGGTGCAGAGGCCGCGCGTGTCGCGATGGAGCGCGCGCGCACGGCCGAGACGAAACCACGCGCGCGGCTCGTCGCGTTCGTCGGGAAGGTCGCAGTCGAGCATGCCGAGCCCGAGCTGTCAGCGTTCCTGATCGGCGCGCTCGGTGATGCGGATCCGCGGGCGCGCCGCTTCGCCGCGAACGCGCTCGGCAAGCTCCGTGGCCCCGAGGTGGCGAACGCGCTCGCGGCCGCGCTCGCTGCGGAGAACGACGCTCCCGCGCGGCGCGCGATGGCCGCGGCGCTCGGCAAGACGGGCGGCGACGAAGCCGCCCGCGCGCTCCGGCAGATCGACACGAGCGGCGACGAGCTCCTCGCGCGCGCGACGGCAAAGGCCTCGCTCATGGCGCAACGAACCGCGGGCCGCGAGGTCCCCTCGACCTTCGAGGTCCACAAGTCCGCGCCCTCGCCCGTGCCCGTCGCGCTCCACTGCCGCGCGGGCCTCGCGCCGATCCTGCGCGACGAGATCGACGTCCGGCTCGCGCCTCGCCTCGCGCCGGACGGCCGCGAAGACCGCGTGCTCGCCACGCTCGTCGGCCCTCCCGAGCGCCTCTTCGATGCGCGGACCATGCTCTTCTTCGGCTTCCCGCTCCCGCCCGTGCCGCTCGATCCCTCGGGCGACGTCGCCGAGGCCGTCGCGCGCTCGCTCACGTCGCCCGAGGCCCTCCGTTTGCTCGAGCATTTCACCTCCGGCCCCATCCGCTTCCGGATCGCCTGGGCCGGCGGCGGCAAGCGCCGTGCGAGCATCTGGCGCGCGGCCGAGGCGATCGCCGCGGCGAACCCGAAGCTCGTCAACGACCCGACCGAGAGCACGTGGGAGGCGCTCGTGCACGAGCTGCCGGATCGTCCGGCGATCGAGGTCGAGCTCTGCCCGCGCGTCGAGGATCCTCGTTTCACGTACCGCGAGCGTGACGTGCCCGCGGCCTCGCACCCGACGATCGCCGCCGCGCTCGTGCGGATCGCGGGCGTCCACGCAGACGACGTCGTGTGGGATCCCTTCGTCGGTTCGGGCACCGAGCTTTGCGAGCGCGTACTCGCCGGCCCGTACGCGCGCCTGCTCGGCACGGACATGGCCGCCGCCGCGCTCGAAGCGGCCCGCCAGAACCTCGCGGCGGTGGGCATCGAGGACGCCGTGCTCGTGCGGGGCGACGCGCTCTCGTTCGTGCCGCGCGGCGCGCCGCCGACGGTCGTCCTGACGAACCCGCCGATGGGACGGCGCGTGCTGCGCGGGATCGACCTGCACGAGTTTTTCGATCGGTTCCTCGCGCACGTCGCGGAGGTCCTCGTCCCGGGCGGCCGCATCGCGTGGATCTCGCCGCTGCCCGCGCAGAGCGCGCGCGCCGCGCGGGAACTCGGGCTCGAACGTGCGTTCGTGCAGCGCCTCGACATGGGCGGCTTCGACGCGGAGCTTCAGCTCCTGATCAACACGCGACGGAGAAACGAACGCGATTTCGACCGTGGCCCGAGGGCGCCGCGCGAGCCGGAGCGCCGGGGAAGGCCCCGCGCTCCGGGCCGGCGCTGA
- a CDS encoding DUF1554 domain-containing protein has protein sequence MKRSGTHHLRSFGVLLGLGLTLAAVGCSESLGDSSVGSGSSSSSTGSGTGGNGGAGGMGGTGGMGGAGGSEAKGLSFFVSSTGSTTANLGGLAGADKRCQDLATAVGAGAKTWRAYLSVENGPNNQPVHAKDRIGAGPWYNAKGALVAANLTELHERYGDHTVFLDEKGEMVPGQWEGSPQPNQHDVLTGTARDGTLVPGQTCADWTSEDPAMTAQVGHSDGLGPNMSDAEMYRPWNSVHVNGNCGDTAPKGGNGRVYCFAAD, from the coding sequence ATGAAACGATCCGGCACGCATCACCTTCGCAGCTTCGGCGTCCTCCTCGGTCTTGGCCTCACGCTCGCCGCCGTAGGGTGCAGCGAGAGCCTGGGCGATAGCTCCGTCGGGAGCGGCTCCAGCTCCAGCAGCACAGGCTCCGGCACCGGCGGCAATGGTGGCGCCGGCGGCATGGGCGGCACCGGCGGCATGGGCGGCGCTGGTGGGAGCGAAGCGAAGGGGCTCAGCTTCTTCGTCTCCAGCACCGGGAGCACGACAGCCAACCTGGGCGGGCTCGCCGGGGCGGACAAGAGGTGCCAGGACCTGGCCACCGCGGTCGGCGCCGGGGCGAAGACGTGGCGCGCTTATCTCAGCGTCGAGAATGGCCCGAACAACCAGCCCGTGCACGCCAAGGACAGGATTGGCGCCGGCCCCTGGTACAACGCGAAGGGCGCGCTCGTGGCGGCGAACCTGACCGAGCTGCACGAGAGGTACGGCGATCACACCGTGTTCCTCGACGAAAAGGGCGAGATGGTGCCGGGTCAGTGGGAGGGTTCCCCCCAGCCGAATCAGCACGATGTGCTCACCGGCACGGCGCGGGACGGCACGCTCGTCCCCGGGCAAACCTGCGCGGACTGGACCTCCGAAGACCCCGCCATGACCGCGCAGGTGGGTCATAGCGATGGGCTCGGTCCCAACATGAGTGATGCCGAGATGTACAGGCCGTGGAATTCGGTGCACGTCAACGGCAATTGCGGCGATACCGCCCCGAAGGGCGGCAATGGGCGCGTCTACTGCTTCGCTGCGGATTGA
- a CDS encoding PAS domain-containing protein, whose protein sequence is MSSGFYQAVQAAMVSEDGTLDAVERLAGMSKAEVDDLPYGFVVLDEVGTILLYNRYESALSRLPPERVVGKNWFKEVAPCTRVEAFYGRFRALVQDEARLSESFRFRFSFMHGVQDVAVQFVKAPPVVTLPLVQEGAEARIFMTVVRRPGVEVGASQAGHDLQKSLGTLGGLLPVLLDALPALLERLGPRGAIELGEHVGRAMALVVASEADAQAREGGRVAVLAPGALDGVLARAGLGRVAIEGAVWSEQKRARCELRPPFEGPTTETALFYGALLAAAMGACLGEPCQASFAEHLELHVMPWIVDVCPVPSEDRQRELASSARVHLTGASESSSRG, encoded by the coding sequence TTGAGCAGTGGCTTCTACCAGGCCGTGCAGGCCGCCATGGTGTCGGAGGACGGCACGCTCGACGCTGTTGAGCGTCTCGCCGGCATGTCGAAAGCGGAGGTCGACGATCTGCCCTACGGGTTCGTGGTCCTCGACGAGGTCGGCACGATCCTGCTGTACAACCGCTACGAATCTGCCCTTTCGCGCCTGCCGCCCGAGCGGGTCGTCGGGAAAAACTGGTTCAAGGAGGTCGCGCCTTGCACGCGGGTGGAGGCGTTTTACGGGCGTTTCCGGGCGCTCGTGCAGGACGAGGCGCGCCTTTCGGAGAGTTTTCGCTTTCGGTTCTCTTTCATGCACGGCGTGCAGGATGTGGCCGTGCAGTTCGTCAAGGCGCCGCCCGTGGTGACATTGCCGCTCGTGCAGGAAGGCGCGGAGGCGCGGATCTTCATGACCGTGGTGCGACGTCCAGGGGTCGAGGTGGGCGCGAGCCAGGCCGGCCACGATTTGCAGAAGAGCCTGGGGACGCTGGGCGGGCTCTTGCCGGTGCTGCTCGACGCGCTGCCGGCGTTGCTCGAGCGGCTCGGACCGCGCGGCGCGATCGAGCTCGGCGAGCACGTGGGGCGCGCGATGGCCCTGGTCGTCGCGTCCGAGGCCGACGCGCAAGCGCGCGAGGGAGGGCGTGTGGCGGTGCTCGCGCCGGGCGCGCTCGACGGGGTGCTCGCGCGGGCCGGGCTCGGTCGCGTGGCCATCGAGGGGGCGGTGTGGTCCGAGCAAAAGCGCGCGCGTTGCGAGCTGCGCCCGCCATTCGAGGGCCCGACGACGGAGACGGCGCTCTTTTATGGCGCCTTGCTCGCGGCCGCGATGGGCGCGTGCCTCGGCGAGCCCTGCCAGGCGAGCTTCGCGGAACACCTCGAACTGCACGTGATGCCGTGGATCGTCGACGTTTGTCCGGTCCCATCCGAGGATCGTCAGCGCGAGCTGGCGTCCAGCGCACGCGTGCACCTCACGGGAGCCTCGGAGTCGTCCAGCCGCGGGTGA
- a CDS encoding nucleotidyltransferase family protein has protein sequence MTNTVSIVLAAGKGMRLGGPKALLLWPGLPGQKPRPLAIAHAEARLSAESSRVVVVARKPIVQALIPFVRPGLDLLVSDADDELGPAGSIATAVQRIAANDRVLVCPVDTLPARATTTAALLGALGADGAPPLATRPRHGGRAGHPVALQGHALDRYRQPNPPPLRDHVHALGGDLRDVDVDDADVLVDINTPAEAMRYLRAPPTFLGDGP, from the coding sequence ATGACGAACACCGTGTCGATCGTGCTCGCGGCCGGAAAAGGCATGCGCCTCGGCGGACCGAAGGCGCTGCTCCTCTGGCCCGGGCTGCCTGGGCAGAAACCGCGGCCGCTCGCGATCGCGCACGCCGAGGCCCGCCTCTCGGCCGAGTCGTCGCGGGTCGTCGTCGTCGCGCGCAAGCCCATCGTGCAGGCGCTCATCCCGTTCGTCCGTCCCGGCCTCGACCTGCTCGTCTCCGACGCGGACGACGAGCTCGGCCCCGCGGGCTCCATCGCCACGGCCGTCCAGCGCATCGCCGCGAACGACCGCGTGCTCGTCTGCCCCGTCGACACGTTGCCCGCGCGCGCGACGACGACCGCGGCCTTGCTCGGGGCCCTCGGCGCGGATGGCGCGCCTCCACTCGCGACGCGCCCGCGGCATGGCGGCCGCGCGGGGCACCCTGTCGCGCTGCAAGGCCACGCGCTCGATCGGTATCGCCAGCCGAACCCGCCTCCGCTGCGGGATCACGTCCACGCGCTCGGCGGCGACCTTCGTGACGTCGACGTCGACGATGCCGACGTGCTCGTGGACATCAACACGCCCGCCGAGGCGATGCGGTACCTACGCGCGCCGCCCACGTTCCTCGGCGACGGCCCCTAG
- the gloA gene encoding lactoylglutathione lyase: MRILHTMLRVGDLDRSLAFYTDVLGMKLIRRRDYPEGRFTLAFIGYGDESETAVLELTHNWDTKSYEIGTGYGHIAIQVDDAYKACEEAKKRGGKVTREAGPMKHGTTVIAFVEDPDGYKIEFIQRKVEE, from the coding sequence ATGCGAATCCTCCACACCATGCTCCGCGTCGGCGACCTCGACCGATCGCTCGCGTTTTACACGGACGTCCTCGGCATGAAGCTCATCCGCCGGCGCGACTATCCGGAGGGCCGGTTCACGCTCGCGTTCATCGGCTACGGCGACGAATCGGAGACCGCGGTCCTCGAGCTCACGCACAACTGGGACACGAAGAGCTACGAGATCGGCACGGGCTACGGCCACATCGCGATCCAGGTCGACGACGCGTACAAGGCCTGCGAAGAGGCCAAGAAGCGCGGCGGCAAGGTCACGCGCGAGGCGGGGCCGATGAAGCACGGCACCACCGTGATCGCGTTCGTCGAGGATCCGGACGGCTACAAGATCGAGTTCATCCAGCGCAAGGTGGAGGAATGA
- a CDS encoding ADP-ribosylglycohydrolase family protein encodes MDETPLASGSRRAWARGTLLGLAVGDALGTTLEFTKREAPSFPELAKGPHTDVTGGGPFRVAPGQVTDDTQMATCLALSLKEHGRYHAADVAARYVAWVEHAFDIGNLTHASLSMIARGVSLGEASRRAWIHSERKTAGNGSLMRIAPIGVALASAPEARRMAALADSAITHYDPRCRITCAALCAAIAAAGAGQTSATDLFEVVRAEVEAAAATLIDIVPSDGRDVEAARAELRWDLELAVRDDPELYGPEIHLHRQQGFVRVAFRLVLWELLHAPSYEAALIDVVNRGGDADTNGAITGALLGARFGEDAIPAAWRERVLGALADRPPSALRDLYHPRRLVELADSIKGAE; translated from the coding sequence GTGGACGAGACACCGCTTGCATCTGGATCCCGGCGCGCGTGGGCGCGCGGCACCTTGCTCGGGCTCGCGGTGGGCGATGCGCTCGGCACCACGCTCGAGTTCACGAAACGCGAGGCGCCCTCGTTTCCCGAGCTCGCCAAGGGCCCGCACACCGACGTCACGGGCGGCGGACCGTTCCGCGTCGCCCCTGGGCAGGTCACCGACGACACGCAGATGGCCACGTGCCTCGCGCTCAGCCTGAAGGAACACGGCCGGTATCACGCGGCCGACGTGGCGGCGCGTTACGTCGCGTGGGTGGAGCACGCCTTCGACATCGGCAACCTCACGCACGCCTCGCTCTCCATGATCGCCCGCGGCGTCTCCCTCGGCGAAGCCTCGCGCCGCGCCTGGATCCACTCCGAGCGCAAGACCGCGGGCAACGGCTCGCTCATGCGGATCGCGCCGATCGGCGTCGCGCTCGCAAGCGCCCCCGAGGCGCGCCGCATGGCTGCGCTCGCCGACAGCGCGATCACCCACTACGACCCGCGTTGCCGCATCACGTGCGCCGCGCTCTGCGCCGCGATCGCCGCGGCCGGCGCGGGACAAACCTCCGCGACGGACCTGTTCGAGGTGGTCCGCGCCGAGGTCGAAGCGGCCGCCGCGACGCTCATCGACATCGTCCCCAGCGACGGCCGTGACGTCGAGGCTGCGCGCGCCGAGCTGCGCTGGGATCTCGAGCTCGCCGTTCGGGACGATCCCGAGCTCTACGGCCCCGAGATTCACCTGCATCGCCAGCAAGGGTTCGTCCGCGTGGCATTCCGGCTCGTGCTCTGGGAGCTCCTGCACGCTCCGTCCTACGAGGCCGCGCTGATCGACGTCGTCAACCGCGGCGGCGACGCCGACACGAACGGCGCGATCACGGGCGCGCTCCTCGGCGCGCGCTTCGGCGAGGATGCGATCCCGGCGGCGTGGCGCGAGCGTGTCCTCGGTGCGCTCGCGGACCGCCCTCCGAGCGCGCTGCGTGACCTCTACCATCCGCGCCGCCTGGTCGAGCTCGCCGACAGCATCAAAGGCGCCGAATAG